A single genomic interval of Corvus cornix cornix isolate S_Up_H32 chromosome 1, ASM73873v5, whole genome shotgun sequence harbors:
- the IFFO1 gene encoding non-homologous end joining factor IFFO1 isoform X2, translating into MNPLFGPNLFLLPQEQQGLPGPELPPPPAAEPLAGEPPAGPFPAPPAAMALRNDLGSNISVLKTLNLRFRCFLAKVHELERRNRQLEKQLQQALEEGAGGRGRGPPRRDQAVQTGFVGPIRTLGLGLGPGLGLGLGLGSARALGSPGSRPGGPGQPSAFSAGSRFMPGTIWSFSQARRLGPGPETTLVQGPGVSWVHPDGVGVQIDTITPEIRALYNVLAKVKRERDEYKRRWEEEYTVRVQLQDRVTELQEEAQEAEACQEELAMKVEQLKAELVVFKGLMSNNITELDTKIQEKAMKVDMDICRRIDITAKLCDVAQQRNCEDMIKMFQKQLSLHLSPVKVPASVGRKRERKQVSDEDTSLSESDASRKPDEEEEDETTAMSINEEMQRMLNQLREYDFEDDCDSLTWEETEETLLLWEDFSGYAIAAAEVQGEQDDSLEKVIKDTESLFKSREKEYQETIDQIELELATAKNDMNRHLHEYMEMCSMKRGLDVQMETCRRLITQSGDRKSPAFTPTSNSESAPNEESEESDRDPPSDASIR; encoded by the exons ATGAACCCGCTCTTCGGCCCCAAcctcttcctcctgccacaggagcagcaggggctgccGGGCCCCgagctgccgccgccgcccgccgccgaGCCCCTGGCCGGGGAGCCGCCCGCCGGCCCCTtccccgcgccgcccgccgccatGGCCCTCCGCAACGACCTGGGCTCCAACATCAGCGTCCTCAAGACGCTGAACCTGCGGTTCCGCTGCTTCCTGGCCAAGGTCCACGAGCTGGAGCGGCGCAACCggcagctggagaagcagctgcagcaggcgCTGGAGGAGGGggcgggcggccgcggccgggGACCCCCGCGCCGGGACCAGGCGGTGCAGACCGGCTTCGTGGGTCCCATCCgcaccctggggctggggctggggccggggctggggctggggctggggctgggctcgGCCCGGGCGCTGGGGTCCCCCGGTTCCCGCCCCGGTGGTCCCGGCCAGCCCTCCGCCTTCTCCGCCGGCTCCCGCTTCATGCCCGGCACCATCTGGTCCTTCTCGCAAGCCCGGCGGCTCGGCCCGGGGCCCGAGACCACCCTGGTGCAGGGACCGGGCGTCTCCTGGGTCCACCCCGACGGGGTGGGGGTGCAGATCGACACCATCACCCCCGAGATCCGGGCCCTCTACAATGTGCTGGCCAAGGTGAAGAGGGAGCGCGACGAGTACAAGCGCAG ATGGGAAGAGGAGTACACGGTGCGTGTCCAGCTTCAGGACAGGGTgactgagctgcaggag GAAGCCCAGGAGGCTGAAGCttgccaggaggagctggccaTGAAGGTGGAGCAGCTCAAGGCAGAGCTTGTTGTCTTCAAGGGACTGATGAGCAAT AACATCACGGAGCTGGACACCAAGATCCAGGAGAAGGCCATGAAGGTGGACATGGACATCTGCCGTCGCATCGACATCACTGCCAAGCTGTGTGATGTGGCACAGCAGCGGAACTGCGAGGACATGATCAAGATGTTTCAG AAGCAACTG TCTCTGCACTTGTCTCCCGTTAAGGTCCCAGCCTCGGTGGGGCGGAAGCGGGAGCGCAAGCAGGTCAGCGACGAGGACACCTCGCTGTCAGAGAGCGATGCCTCCCGGAAGCCtgacgaggaggaggaggacgagaCCACGGCCATGAGTATCAATGAGGAAATGCAAAGGATGCTGAACCAGCT GAGAGAATATGACTTTGAGGATGACTGTGACAGCCTCACGTGGGAGGAGACAGAAGAAACACTGCTCCTCTGGGAGGACTTCTCCGGATACGCCATTGCAGCGGCAGAGGTGCAGGGGGAG caggacGACAGCCTGGAGAAGGTGATCAAGGACACGGAGTCGCTGTTCAAGAGCCGTGAGAAGGAGTACCAGGAAACCATCGACCAAATAGag ctggaaCTGGCCACAGCCAAGAATGACATGAACCGGCACCTCCACGAGTACATGGAGATGTGCAGCATGAAGCGAGGCTTGGATGTGCAGATGGAGACCTGCCGGCGGCTCATCACCCAGTCTGGGGACAG AAAGTCCCCTGCCTTCACCCCGACCTCCAACAGCGAGTCAGCCCCGAATGAGGAGAGCGAGGAATCTGACCGTGATCCCCCCAGCGATGCTTCCATCAGATAA
- the IFFO1 gene encoding non-homologous end joining factor IFFO1 isoform X7, protein MNPLFGPNLFLLPQEQQGLPGPELPPPPAAEPLAGEPPAGPFPAPPAAMALRNDLGSNISVLKTLNLRFRCFLAKVHELERRNRQLEKQLQQALEEGAGGRGRGPPRRDQAVQTGFVGPIRTLGLGLGPGLGLGLGLGSARALGSPGSRPGGPGQPSAFSAGSRFMPGTIWSFSQARRLGPGPETTLVQGPGVSWVHPDGVGVQIDTITPEIRALYNVLAKVKRERDEYKRRWEEEYTVRVQLQDRVTELQEEAQEAEACQEELAMKVEQLKAELVVFKGLMSNNITELDTKIQEKAMKVDMDICRRIDITAKLCDVAQQRNCEDMIKMFQVPASVGRKRERKQVSDEDTSLSESDASRKPDEEEEDETTAMSINEEMQRMLNQLREYDFEDDCDSLTWEETEETLLLWEDFSGYAIAAAEVQGEQDDSLEKVIKDTESLFKSREKEYQETIDQIELELATAKNDMNRHLHEYMEMCSMKRGLDVQMETCRRLITQSGDRKSPAFTPTSNSESAPNEESEESDRDPPSDASIR, encoded by the exons ATGAACCCGCTCTTCGGCCCCAAcctcttcctcctgccacaggagcagcaggggctgccGGGCCCCgagctgccgccgccgcccgccgccgaGCCCCTGGCCGGGGAGCCGCCCGCCGGCCCCTtccccgcgccgcccgccgccatGGCCCTCCGCAACGACCTGGGCTCCAACATCAGCGTCCTCAAGACGCTGAACCTGCGGTTCCGCTGCTTCCTGGCCAAGGTCCACGAGCTGGAGCGGCGCAACCggcagctggagaagcagctgcagcaggcgCTGGAGGAGGGggcgggcggccgcggccgggGACCCCCGCGCCGGGACCAGGCGGTGCAGACCGGCTTCGTGGGTCCCATCCgcaccctggggctggggctggggccggggctggggctggggctggggctgggctcgGCCCGGGCGCTGGGGTCCCCCGGTTCCCGCCCCGGTGGTCCCGGCCAGCCCTCCGCCTTCTCCGCCGGCTCCCGCTTCATGCCCGGCACCATCTGGTCCTTCTCGCAAGCCCGGCGGCTCGGCCCGGGGCCCGAGACCACCCTGGTGCAGGGACCGGGCGTCTCCTGGGTCCACCCCGACGGGGTGGGGGTGCAGATCGACACCATCACCCCCGAGATCCGGGCCCTCTACAATGTGCTGGCCAAGGTGAAGAGGGAGCGCGACGAGTACAAGCGCAG ATGGGAAGAGGAGTACACGGTGCGTGTCCAGCTTCAGGACAGGGTgactgagctgcaggag GAAGCCCAGGAGGCTGAAGCttgccaggaggagctggccaTGAAGGTGGAGCAGCTCAAGGCAGAGCTTGTTGTCTTCAAGGGACTGATGAGCAAT AACATCACGGAGCTGGACACCAAGATCCAGGAGAAGGCCATGAAGGTGGACATGGACATCTGCCGTCGCATCGACATCACTGCCAAGCTGTGTGATGTGGCACAGCAGCGGAACTGCGAGGACATGATCAAGATGTTTCAG GTCCCAGCCTCGGTGGGGCGGAAGCGGGAGCGCAAGCAGGTCAGCGACGAGGACACCTCGCTGTCAGAGAGCGATGCCTCCCGGAAGCCtgacgaggaggaggaggacgagaCCACGGCCATGAGTATCAATGAGGAAATGCAAAGGATGCTGAACCAGCT GAGAGAATATGACTTTGAGGATGACTGTGACAGCCTCACGTGGGAGGAGACAGAAGAAACACTGCTCCTCTGGGAGGACTTCTCCGGATACGCCATTGCAGCGGCAGAGGTGCAGGGGGAG caggacGACAGCCTGGAGAAGGTGATCAAGGACACGGAGTCGCTGTTCAAGAGCCGTGAGAAGGAGTACCAGGAAACCATCGACCAAATAGag ctggaaCTGGCCACAGCCAAGAATGACATGAACCGGCACCTCCACGAGTACATGGAGATGTGCAGCATGAAGCGAGGCTTGGATGTGCAGATGGAGACCTGCCGGCGGCTCATCACCCAGTCTGGGGACAG AAAGTCCCCTGCCTTCACCCCGACCTCCAACAGCGAGTCAGCCCCGAATGAGGAGAGCGAGGAATCTGACCGTGATCCCCCCAGCGATGCTTCCATCAGATAA
- the IFFO1 gene encoding non-homologous end joining factor IFFO1 isoform X4 → MNPLFGPNLFLLPQEQQGLPGPELPPPPAAEPLAGEPPAGPFPAPPAAMALRNDLGSNISVLKTLNLRFRCFLAKVHELERRNRQLEKQLQQALEEGAGGRGRGPPRRDQAVQTGFVGPIRTLGLGLGPGLGLGLGLGSARALGSPGSRPGGPGQPSAFSAGSRFMPGTIWSFSQARRLGPGPETTLVQGPGVSWVHPDGVGVQIDTITPEIRALYNVLAKVKRERDEYKRRWEEEYTVRVQLQDRVTELQEEAQEAEACQEELAMKVEQLKAELVVFKGLMSNNITELDTKIQEKAMKVDMDICRRIDITAKLCDVAQQRNCEDMIKMFQKQLSLHLSPVKVPASVGRKRERKQVSDEDTSLSESDASRKPDEEEEDETTAMSINEEMQRMLNQLREYDFEDDCDSLTWEETEETLLLWEDFSGYAIAAAEQQDDSLEKVIKDTESLFKSREKEYQETIDQIELELATAKNDMNRHLHEYMEMCSMKRGLDVQMETCRRLITQSGDRKSPAFTPTSNSESAPNEESEESDRDPPSDASIR, encoded by the exons ATGAACCCGCTCTTCGGCCCCAAcctcttcctcctgccacaggagcagcaggggctgccGGGCCCCgagctgccgccgccgcccgccgccgaGCCCCTGGCCGGGGAGCCGCCCGCCGGCCCCTtccccgcgccgcccgccgccatGGCCCTCCGCAACGACCTGGGCTCCAACATCAGCGTCCTCAAGACGCTGAACCTGCGGTTCCGCTGCTTCCTGGCCAAGGTCCACGAGCTGGAGCGGCGCAACCggcagctggagaagcagctgcagcaggcgCTGGAGGAGGGggcgggcggccgcggccgggGACCCCCGCGCCGGGACCAGGCGGTGCAGACCGGCTTCGTGGGTCCCATCCgcaccctggggctggggctggggccggggctggggctggggctggggctgggctcgGCCCGGGCGCTGGGGTCCCCCGGTTCCCGCCCCGGTGGTCCCGGCCAGCCCTCCGCCTTCTCCGCCGGCTCCCGCTTCATGCCCGGCACCATCTGGTCCTTCTCGCAAGCCCGGCGGCTCGGCCCGGGGCCCGAGACCACCCTGGTGCAGGGACCGGGCGTCTCCTGGGTCCACCCCGACGGGGTGGGGGTGCAGATCGACACCATCACCCCCGAGATCCGGGCCCTCTACAATGTGCTGGCCAAGGTGAAGAGGGAGCGCGACGAGTACAAGCGCAG ATGGGAAGAGGAGTACACGGTGCGTGTCCAGCTTCAGGACAGGGTgactgagctgcaggag GAAGCCCAGGAGGCTGAAGCttgccaggaggagctggccaTGAAGGTGGAGCAGCTCAAGGCAGAGCTTGTTGTCTTCAAGGGACTGATGAGCAAT AACATCACGGAGCTGGACACCAAGATCCAGGAGAAGGCCATGAAGGTGGACATGGACATCTGCCGTCGCATCGACATCACTGCCAAGCTGTGTGATGTGGCACAGCAGCGGAACTGCGAGGACATGATCAAGATGTTTCAG AAGCAACTG TCTCTGCACTTGTCTCCCGTTAAGGTCCCAGCCTCGGTGGGGCGGAAGCGGGAGCGCAAGCAGGTCAGCGACGAGGACACCTCGCTGTCAGAGAGCGATGCCTCCCGGAAGCCtgacgaggaggaggaggacgagaCCACGGCCATGAGTATCAATGAGGAAATGCAAAGGATGCTGAACCAGCT GAGAGAATATGACTTTGAGGATGACTGTGACAGCCTCACGTGGGAGGAGACAGAAGAAACACTGCTCCTCTGGGAGGACTTCTCCGGATACGCCATTGCAGCGGCAGAG cagcaggacGACAGCCTGGAGAAGGTGATCAAGGACACGGAGTCGCTGTTCAAGAGCCGTGAGAAGGAGTACCAGGAAACCATCGACCAAATAGag ctggaaCTGGCCACAGCCAAGAATGACATGAACCGGCACCTCCACGAGTACATGGAGATGTGCAGCATGAAGCGAGGCTTGGATGTGCAGATGGAGACCTGCCGGCGGCTCATCACCCAGTCTGGGGACAG AAAGTCCCCTGCCTTCACCCCGACCTCCAACAGCGAGTCAGCCCCGAATGAGGAGAGCGAGGAATCTGACCGTGATCCCCCCAGCGATGCTTCCATCAGATAA
- the IFFO1 gene encoding non-homologous end joining factor IFFO1 isoform X3: MNPLFGPNLFLLPQEQQGLPGPELPPPPAAEPLAGEPPAGPFPAPPAAMALRNDLGSNISVLKTLNLRFRCFLAKVHELERRNRQLEKQLQQALEEGAGGRGRGPPRRDQAVQTGFVGPIRTLGLGLGPGLGLGLGLGSARALGSPGSRPGGPGQPSAFSAGSRFMPGTIWSFSQARRLGPGPETTLVQGPGVSWVHPDGVGVQIDTITPEIRALYNVLAKVKRERDEYKRRWEEEYTVRVQLQDRVTELQEEAQEAEACQEELAMKVEQLKAELVVFKGLMSNNITELDTKIQEKAMKVDMDICRRIDITAKLCDVAQQRNCEDMIKMFQSLHLSPVKVPASVGRKRERKQVSDEDTSLSESDASRKPDEEEEDETTAMSINEEMQRMLNQLREYDFEDDCDSLTWEETEETLLLWEDFSGYAIAAAEVQGEQQDDSLEKVIKDTESLFKSREKEYQETIDQIELELATAKNDMNRHLHEYMEMCSMKRGLDVQMETCRRLITQSGDRKSPAFTPTSNSESAPNEESEESDRDPPSDASIR, from the exons ATGAACCCGCTCTTCGGCCCCAAcctcttcctcctgccacaggagcagcaggggctgccGGGCCCCgagctgccgccgccgcccgccgccgaGCCCCTGGCCGGGGAGCCGCCCGCCGGCCCCTtccccgcgccgcccgccgccatGGCCCTCCGCAACGACCTGGGCTCCAACATCAGCGTCCTCAAGACGCTGAACCTGCGGTTCCGCTGCTTCCTGGCCAAGGTCCACGAGCTGGAGCGGCGCAACCggcagctggagaagcagctgcagcaggcgCTGGAGGAGGGggcgggcggccgcggccgggGACCCCCGCGCCGGGACCAGGCGGTGCAGACCGGCTTCGTGGGTCCCATCCgcaccctggggctggggctggggccggggctggggctggggctggggctgggctcgGCCCGGGCGCTGGGGTCCCCCGGTTCCCGCCCCGGTGGTCCCGGCCAGCCCTCCGCCTTCTCCGCCGGCTCCCGCTTCATGCCCGGCACCATCTGGTCCTTCTCGCAAGCCCGGCGGCTCGGCCCGGGGCCCGAGACCACCCTGGTGCAGGGACCGGGCGTCTCCTGGGTCCACCCCGACGGGGTGGGGGTGCAGATCGACACCATCACCCCCGAGATCCGGGCCCTCTACAATGTGCTGGCCAAGGTGAAGAGGGAGCGCGACGAGTACAAGCGCAG ATGGGAAGAGGAGTACACGGTGCGTGTCCAGCTTCAGGACAGGGTgactgagctgcaggag GAAGCCCAGGAGGCTGAAGCttgccaggaggagctggccaTGAAGGTGGAGCAGCTCAAGGCAGAGCTTGTTGTCTTCAAGGGACTGATGAGCAAT AACATCACGGAGCTGGACACCAAGATCCAGGAGAAGGCCATGAAGGTGGACATGGACATCTGCCGTCGCATCGACATCACTGCCAAGCTGTGTGATGTGGCACAGCAGCGGAACTGCGAGGACATGATCAAGATGTTTCAG TCTCTGCACTTGTCTCCCGTTAAGGTCCCAGCCTCGGTGGGGCGGAAGCGGGAGCGCAAGCAGGTCAGCGACGAGGACACCTCGCTGTCAGAGAGCGATGCCTCCCGGAAGCCtgacgaggaggaggaggacgagaCCACGGCCATGAGTATCAATGAGGAAATGCAAAGGATGCTGAACCAGCT GAGAGAATATGACTTTGAGGATGACTGTGACAGCCTCACGTGGGAGGAGACAGAAGAAACACTGCTCCTCTGGGAGGACTTCTCCGGATACGCCATTGCAGCGGCAGAGGTGCAGGGGGAG cagcaggacGACAGCCTGGAGAAGGTGATCAAGGACACGGAGTCGCTGTTCAAGAGCCGTGAGAAGGAGTACCAGGAAACCATCGACCAAATAGag ctggaaCTGGCCACAGCCAAGAATGACATGAACCGGCACCTCCACGAGTACATGGAGATGTGCAGCATGAAGCGAGGCTTGGATGTGCAGATGGAGACCTGCCGGCGGCTCATCACCCAGTCTGGGGACAG AAAGTCCCCTGCCTTCACCCCGACCTCCAACAGCGAGTCAGCCCCGAATGAGGAGAGCGAGGAATCTGACCGTGATCCCCCCAGCGATGCTTCCATCAGATAA
- the IFFO1 gene encoding non-homologous end joining factor IFFO1 isoform X6, whose protein sequence is MNPLFGPNLFLLPQEQQGLPGPELPPPPAAEPLAGEPPAGPFPAPPAAMALRNDLGSNISVLKTLNLRFRCFLAKVHELERRNRQLEKQLQQALEEGAGGRGRGPPRRDQAVQTGFVGPIRTLGLGLGPGLGLGLGLGSARALGSPGSRPGGPGQPSAFSAGSRFMPGTIWSFSQARRLGPGPETTLVQGPGVSWVHPDGVGVQIDTITPEIRALYNVLAKVKRERDEYKRRWEEEYTVRVQLQDRVTELQEEAQEAEACQEELAMKVEQLKAELVVFKGLMSNNITELDTKIQEKAMKVDMDICRRIDITAKLCDVAQQRNCEDMIKMFQVPASVGRKRERKQVSDEDTSLSESDASRKPDEEEEDETTAMSINEEMQRMLNQLREYDFEDDCDSLTWEETEETLLLWEDFSGYAIAAAEVQGEQQDDSLEKVIKDTESLFKSREKEYQETIDQIELELATAKNDMNRHLHEYMEMCSMKRGLDVQMETCRRLITQSGDRKSPAFTPTSNSESAPNEESEESDRDPPSDASIR, encoded by the exons ATGAACCCGCTCTTCGGCCCCAAcctcttcctcctgccacaggagcagcaggggctgccGGGCCCCgagctgccgccgccgcccgccgccgaGCCCCTGGCCGGGGAGCCGCCCGCCGGCCCCTtccccgcgccgcccgccgccatGGCCCTCCGCAACGACCTGGGCTCCAACATCAGCGTCCTCAAGACGCTGAACCTGCGGTTCCGCTGCTTCCTGGCCAAGGTCCACGAGCTGGAGCGGCGCAACCggcagctggagaagcagctgcagcaggcgCTGGAGGAGGGggcgggcggccgcggccgggGACCCCCGCGCCGGGACCAGGCGGTGCAGACCGGCTTCGTGGGTCCCATCCgcaccctggggctggggctggggccggggctggggctggggctggggctgggctcgGCCCGGGCGCTGGGGTCCCCCGGTTCCCGCCCCGGTGGTCCCGGCCAGCCCTCCGCCTTCTCCGCCGGCTCCCGCTTCATGCCCGGCACCATCTGGTCCTTCTCGCAAGCCCGGCGGCTCGGCCCGGGGCCCGAGACCACCCTGGTGCAGGGACCGGGCGTCTCCTGGGTCCACCCCGACGGGGTGGGGGTGCAGATCGACACCATCACCCCCGAGATCCGGGCCCTCTACAATGTGCTGGCCAAGGTGAAGAGGGAGCGCGACGAGTACAAGCGCAG ATGGGAAGAGGAGTACACGGTGCGTGTCCAGCTTCAGGACAGGGTgactgagctgcaggag GAAGCCCAGGAGGCTGAAGCttgccaggaggagctggccaTGAAGGTGGAGCAGCTCAAGGCAGAGCTTGTTGTCTTCAAGGGACTGATGAGCAAT AACATCACGGAGCTGGACACCAAGATCCAGGAGAAGGCCATGAAGGTGGACATGGACATCTGCCGTCGCATCGACATCACTGCCAAGCTGTGTGATGTGGCACAGCAGCGGAACTGCGAGGACATGATCAAGATGTTTCAG GTCCCAGCCTCGGTGGGGCGGAAGCGGGAGCGCAAGCAGGTCAGCGACGAGGACACCTCGCTGTCAGAGAGCGATGCCTCCCGGAAGCCtgacgaggaggaggaggacgagaCCACGGCCATGAGTATCAATGAGGAAATGCAAAGGATGCTGAACCAGCT GAGAGAATATGACTTTGAGGATGACTGTGACAGCCTCACGTGGGAGGAGACAGAAGAAACACTGCTCCTCTGGGAGGACTTCTCCGGATACGCCATTGCAGCGGCAGAGGTGCAGGGGGAG cagcaggacGACAGCCTGGAGAAGGTGATCAAGGACACGGAGTCGCTGTTCAAGAGCCGTGAGAAGGAGTACCAGGAAACCATCGACCAAATAGag ctggaaCTGGCCACAGCCAAGAATGACATGAACCGGCACCTCCACGAGTACATGGAGATGTGCAGCATGAAGCGAGGCTTGGATGTGCAGATGGAGACCTGCCGGCGGCTCATCACCCAGTCTGGGGACAG AAAGTCCCCTGCCTTCACCCCGACCTCCAACAGCGAGTCAGCCCCGAATGAGGAGAGCGAGGAATCTGACCGTGATCCCCCCAGCGATGCTTCCATCAGATAA
- the IFFO1 gene encoding non-homologous end joining factor IFFO1 isoform X1 produces MNPLFGPNLFLLPQEQQGLPGPELPPPPAAEPLAGEPPAGPFPAPPAAMALRNDLGSNISVLKTLNLRFRCFLAKVHELERRNRQLEKQLQQALEEGAGGRGRGPPRRDQAVQTGFVGPIRTLGLGLGPGLGLGLGLGSARALGSPGSRPGGPGQPSAFSAGSRFMPGTIWSFSQARRLGPGPETTLVQGPGVSWVHPDGVGVQIDTITPEIRALYNVLAKVKRERDEYKRRWEEEYTVRVQLQDRVTELQEEAQEAEACQEELAMKVEQLKAELVVFKGLMSNNITELDTKIQEKAMKVDMDICRRIDITAKLCDVAQQRNCEDMIKMFQKQLSLHLSPVKVPASVGRKRERKQVSDEDTSLSESDASRKPDEEEEDETTAMSINEEMQRMLNQLREYDFEDDCDSLTWEETEETLLLWEDFSGYAIAAAEVQGEQQDDSLEKVIKDTESLFKSREKEYQETIDQIELELATAKNDMNRHLHEYMEMCSMKRGLDVQMETCRRLITQSGDRKSPAFTPTSNSESAPNEESEESDRDPPSDASIR; encoded by the exons ATGAACCCGCTCTTCGGCCCCAAcctcttcctcctgccacaggagcagcaggggctgccGGGCCCCgagctgccgccgccgcccgccgccgaGCCCCTGGCCGGGGAGCCGCCCGCCGGCCCCTtccccgcgccgcccgccgccatGGCCCTCCGCAACGACCTGGGCTCCAACATCAGCGTCCTCAAGACGCTGAACCTGCGGTTCCGCTGCTTCCTGGCCAAGGTCCACGAGCTGGAGCGGCGCAACCggcagctggagaagcagctgcagcaggcgCTGGAGGAGGGggcgggcggccgcggccgggGACCCCCGCGCCGGGACCAGGCGGTGCAGACCGGCTTCGTGGGTCCCATCCgcaccctggggctggggctggggccggggctggggctggggctggggctgggctcgGCCCGGGCGCTGGGGTCCCCCGGTTCCCGCCCCGGTGGTCCCGGCCAGCCCTCCGCCTTCTCCGCCGGCTCCCGCTTCATGCCCGGCACCATCTGGTCCTTCTCGCAAGCCCGGCGGCTCGGCCCGGGGCCCGAGACCACCCTGGTGCAGGGACCGGGCGTCTCCTGGGTCCACCCCGACGGGGTGGGGGTGCAGATCGACACCATCACCCCCGAGATCCGGGCCCTCTACAATGTGCTGGCCAAGGTGAAGAGGGAGCGCGACGAGTACAAGCGCAG ATGGGAAGAGGAGTACACGGTGCGTGTCCAGCTTCAGGACAGGGTgactgagctgcaggag GAAGCCCAGGAGGCTGAAGCttgccaggaggagctggccaTGAAGGTGGAGCAGCTCAAGGCAGAGCTTGTTGTCTTCAAGGGACTGATGAGCAAT AACATCACGGAGCTGGACACCAAGATCCAGGAGAAGGCCATGAAGGTGGACATGGACATCTGCCGTCGCATCGACATCACTGCCAAGCTGTGTGATGTGGCACAGCAGCGGAACTGCGAGGACATGATCAAGATGTTTCAG AAGCAACTG TCTCTGCACTTGTCTCCCGTTAAGGTCCCAGCCTCGGTGGGGCGGAAGCGGGAGCGCAAGCAGGTCAGCGACGAGGACACCTCGCTGTCAGAGAGCGATGCCTCCCGGAAGCCtgacgaggaggaggaggacgagaCCACGGCCATGAGTATCAATGAGGAAATGCAAAGGATGCTGAACCAGCT GAGAGAATATGACTTTGAGGATGACTGTGACAGCCTCACGTGGGAGGAGACAGAAGAAACACTGCTCCTCTGGGAGGACTTCTCCGGATACGCCATTGCAGCGGCAGAGGTGCAGGGGGAG cagcaggacGACAGCCTGGAGAAGGTGATCAAGGACACGGAGTCGCTGTTCAAGAGCCGTGAGAAGGAGTACCAGGAAACCATCGACCAAATAGag ctggaaCTGGCCACAGCCAAGAATGACATGAACCGGCACCTCCACGAGTACATGGAGATGTGCAGCATGAAGCGAGGCTTGGATGTGCAGATGGAGACCTGCCGGCGGCTCATCACCCAGTCTGGGGACAG AAAGTCCCCTGCCTTCACCCCGACCTCCAACAGCGAGTCAGCCCCGAATGAGGAGAGCGAGGAATCTGACCGTGATCCCCCCAGCGATGCTTCCATCAGATAA